Below is a genomic region from Methanococcus vannielii SB.
TGATATTCATTTTTAAAGTTTTTTACATTTTCCCGTAATGTAGTATCCATTACTTCAGATACTGCCTCAATTACGGACATTATAACGTCATCTTTACACATGTTAAAGGTAGATTGTGCAACGTGGTGCGAAATGTCACCTACACAGTAAGCCGGAACCGTTACAATGTTTCCATAATGTACTTCCTGTTCAAGTGCTTCTTTTACGGACTTTTCCATTCTTCTTTTATATTCTGACATGTATTTTCTTACATCAAAACTTTTATGGCCAAAATCATCCATTAATTTTGCCTGTGCATCTATTGGCCTATCATAAACTAATTTAATCATTTCAAGTTCTTCTTTAATTGCCTCATTTACAGATTTTCCTAATTCAATTGCATTTGCAAATTTTTCTCCAAATCCATAAGATGTATTCATCCCCCAAGATTTAGCGGCTAAAATAGCTTGTTTATGGTTTTTAGGAATATCTACGTCTTTTAAAATCTGGTTTACAATATTACTCGTACTTCCAGGTATTAATGCAAAATCTACTACACACGTTGGCCCGTAAAAACCAGCGTATCTGCGTATAACTTCCCGCCCGATTAAAGATTCTGATTTATCTACTGCATCGATAAATTTTTCAACGCTTTTTCTAAATTCCGGGTCTTCTTTATATAATATTTCTAAAATTGCAGGGGTTTGGTAATGTTCAACAAACGGGTCATCTTCTGGCCTTACAGTTTTTGTAAGGTCACAAAGTATATCAAAATGTGCGTTTATTGAATCTTTATGAAGACTAAATACTGCTGGACACTGCCCTGAAACAGGTTCCATTTTATTTGCAACATCAACATAGCTTTTAGCATGTTTTATTTTAAAGTCCTTACCCCGTTTTTCTTTAATAATATTTACATCAGCCCACTGGGCAGCCATGGCTTCATCAACCATTTTTGAAAAAAGTTCTTCCATATTAAATCCCCTCTCTTGATTTAATATTTGGCACTAAAAGTTAAATATGGTATAAAATAATTATTCTAAGTTAAGTCCACACCTAACTATTTTTGCCATATAAAAATATGAATTTTAGGCTATATATCTTTTTTGAAGTATTTTTAAGGGAATAATTAATTAAAAACGAAAACTATATATTTTAGAAAAGTAGTGTAATATTAAGACACAACATTAAACAATATCCAAAACATGATTACTTGAATCAACGTAATTAATTTCTTTTGATATGTAATTTAAAGTATAATTTAAAAAGCCAATATTTAAAAAATTTTTTAAAATTTAAACGGTGGTAATTTGGTATTGTGCCAAAATGACTTTAAAGAAGGTTATTTTAAGCATACGTATCCCCAGTACTGGAGCAGAATAATT
It encodes:
- a CDS encoding DUF2193 domain-containing protein produces the protein MEELFSKMVDEAMAAQWADVNIIKEKRGKDFKIKHAKSYVDVANKMEPVSGQCPAVFSLHKDSINAHFDILCDLTKTVRPEDDPFVEHYQTPAILEILYKEDPEFRKSVEKFIDAVDKSESLIGREVIRRYAGFYGPTCVVDFALIPGSTSNIVNQILKDVDIPKNHKQAILAAKSWGMNTSYGFGEKFANAIELGKSVNEAIKEELEMIKLVYDRPIDAQAKLMDDFGHKSFDVRKYMSEYKRRMEKSVKEALEQEVHYGNIVTVPAYCVGDISHHVAQSTFNMCKDDVIMSVIEAVSEVMDTTLRENVKNFKNEYQVLSVATGSTAAATECILELDGFNAPTVVDLLTKRFHNFVQLNPTRSAAAELHNHDFMDMIYRGWKLIDKARRVKNGSGDKLKPKVGEFSVNLDPIFNNEVLMNPQRYAYPGCAITVRFSALMRLSDYPCLLTSEPVTATLMTNIIALHKETPGAPARVCKDCATACLADFRHQYCQYKEAV